From Fulvivirga lutea:
AGTAATTCCAGCTTCAATTTGCTGGTAAAGTGTATGGTGTCATCCACAGCAATACCAAAGGCAATGGTAAAGACAATTGAAGTAGATAATTTAAGAGTTATACCAAAGAAACCCATAATGGCTGCCACCATCATCAAAGGAATCACATTTGGTATCAACGTAATAAGCACCATTCGAAAAGACCTGAATAGAAACCCTGCAATAATTGCCACCACCCCAAAAGCTATTGCTAAACCTTGCATCATATTATCAGCCAGATATTTGTTGTTTTTGTCTATCAGAAGTGATGTACCTGTTACCTGAGCATCAATAATTGATGTGTCGAGAACCCTATCTTTATACTTATGAAAATCTTCTACTCTTTGTAGACTGATAGCACTACCTATGTCATTAACCCAGCCACTTATTCTACCTGTTTTCAGACTATCGGCATACAGTTTCCCATCAAAATTACCTCTTTTTACTACTCTTCGCAGATTTCGTTTAAGATCGCTATCATACTTATTGCCTTCAGGTATTTTGAAATATTCACTATTGCCGCCATGAGTGGCCTGATTCAGAGATTTGATGATGGTATTTGAGCTCACCAAGCCACCAACTTTTACCGAGTCTTTTAAATAGGTTTCTATTTGATTAATAGATTTTGCTACCTCTGGAGATAATAGTGTATGACTTTCACCAACTTCCAGCTTTACTTCGAAAGGGCGTGAACCGCCAAATTGCTCATCAAAAAATGTAAAGCTTTCCTTTAACGGATCATCTTGAGGTAAATCTTCGATTAAATAAGTATTTACAACTATTTTGGAGATTCCATAACCTGATATAGCAATGATTAAAAGGCAAATGACAGAAATAAGCTTTCTGTTTCTTATCACCCAAATGAATTTGCTAGAAAGAAAACCGATCCATTCTTCTTTATTTTCTGACTTTAAGGAGATTTTAGGTTTCTTAATAAGAACCCATACAGCAGGCAGCAACATAAACGCTACTGCAAAAGCAATAAGTACACCTAAGGCGGTATAAAGTCCGAACTCCTTAATTGGCCCAATACTGGCTGTCAATAATGTTAAAAAGCCAATGGCTGTAGTGAGAGAAGTAAGGAATGTGGCAAGACCAACTTCTTTAATTGCCACTTTTATAGCCTCTTTTTTTGAACTCCCGCGTCTTAGATTTTCAATATATTTGGTCATAAGGTGAACAACATCAGACATGCCCACCACAAACATGATAGTAGGGAGTAACACCATCAGTAAGTCCAATTGCTTGCCCATAAAGGCCATAAAACCCAGAATCCAAATCGTTGAAAAGAGTACAATAGCCAACGGAATTAGTACACCCCAAAAACTTCTGTAAGCAAGAACCAAAAAGACTATTACAAGTAAAATAGAAGCACTTAAAAACTTAAGTAGCTCTTGCTGTATTTTATCAATAAAAATACCCTGGGCATAAAGTTTTCCGGCCAAAGTATAATTATCAAAATTGTATGACTTAATCGCCTTGATGGTTTCGTTTACAAACTCATCTGCCTCTTGTTTTGACCTGAACTTGTCATGTTTCAGTAATACCAATGTGGCTTTACCAGATTTCGATATGAAAGTTTCCGCTAACTCTGTTTGTTTAAACAAGCGTATACTGTCCTGTTCTAGTCGATTTAGCTCATTAACATGGATTAAAGGCACTTCATAATAGCCAGCCATGGAAATAATGGGTTGTTGGATATTTGCGATTGACCTAACTTCACTTGTGGCGGGGTGTTTTTCGAAATGCGTAGTGAGGCCATCTAGCTTTTTAATAAACTCCTCGTTAAATATGCCATTGGCTGACTGAAGACCGATGAGAAGATAGTCGTTATCATTTTCAAATTTATCGGCAAACTCAAGGTAAGTAATAAGGTCAGGGTCATCTACAGGAAAAAACTCTTCGAATACATAGTTGAATTGAAGCTTCGGTAGTTGGCTTGCAGCAATAATTGTAATTATCACTACCAAAAAAATGGAGAGGAGTGCTGCCTTTTTTGTCATGATATGATTTTCATCATGGATAACATGATTGAATGGAGAGTGTTTCTATAAATCTTTAACATTTGATCAAATTTCGAAATTTTAAGCAGTGAAACCGGACAATAATTTTTTATTTTTGAAGACCACTACAAATTTTTCCATTTATGAAGCAGTACCTTGATTTGATGCGTGATATTTTGGACAATGGAGTTCAAAAAGGAGATAGAACAGGAACAGGAACCAAAAGTGTTTTTGGTCGTCAATTGAGGTTTGATTTAAGTGAAGGCTTCCCATTAGTTACTACTAAAAAATTACACATTCGTTCCATAGTTTATGAATTACTGTGGTTTTTAAATGGTGATACAAACATCAAATATTTAAAAGATAATGGTGTTTCTATTTGGGATGAGTGGGCCGATGAAAATGGAGATTTAGGTCCTGTATATGGTCACCAATGGCGTAGCTGGCCAACACCTCAGAATGGCACGGTTGATCAGATTACGAATGTTTTAAACTCAATTAAGAATAACCCTAACTCGAGAAGGCATATAGTTTCTGCGTGGAATCCTGCAGAAGTTGATAATATGGCTTTGCCTCCTTGCCATGCACTATTCCAATTTTATGTGGCAGATGGTAAACTTTCTTGTCAGCTTTATCAGCGTAGTGCCGATTATTTTTTAGGCGTACCATTTAATATTGCTTCTTATGCATTAATGGTTCACATGTTTGCTCAGCAGTGCGATTTGGAGCCGGGAGAATTTGTATGGACCGGAGGTGATGTTCACTTATACTCTAACCATATTGAGCAGGCTGAACTACAATTGACCAGAGAGCCTTATCCATTACCGAAGTTAAATATTAAAAGAAAGCCTGAGTCTTTATTTGACTACCAATATGAGGATTTCGAGATCGTTAACTATCAGGCTCATCCTACCATTAAGGCGCCCATAGCTGTTTAATTTCATCAATTAGTTTGTGGGAGGTTTCAAGAGCTTTTTTGTCGATACTTTTGAAAATTTGAAGTCTTGCAACATTGGTAGAGAATATCGCCTCTGCGCCTTTTAGTGCGTCATAAGATGTATTCTCTTCAAAAACATTATATTGATCAAGAATTGCTGACCTCATGATGCCAGCGATACATCCCGAATCTAAAGGTGATGTAAACAGATTATTTTCTTTTATCCAAAACAGGTTGCTAGAGCTACACTCTGAAACATTGCCTTTTACATTCATTAATACTAAATCGTCAATTTCACGTTCCGATCTTTCAATACTTGCCAAAACATAAGGAAGCGAATTCATTGTTTTGTAGGCTGAGAATGGGGATGGTGATAATTGAACTTTATGTGATAGCCCTAAATTACTTGACTCAATTATTACAGGATTAACGTTGTTTTTAATGCTCACCAAAAAATCAAAATCGCTTGTGTAAGTTCTATAACCAACTTGATCAGGGGTTTCCTTTCGCCAGAGCATAAATTTTACTCGGGCTGTTGCTGATGAGTTAATTTCTAAAGCAGAACTGATACTCTTTGTAAATAATTCTCGTGTGAGCTTGCTTGAATTCAAACCAATGGCTTTCATTGCAGCCGTAAAGCGAGTGTGATGTTGTTCAAGAAACCTTATTTCATTCTGAAGAACCAAAATAGTTTCAAAAACACCATCGCCAAATAAGAATGATCGGTTGTTGGGAGTTAAGAATTCAATCTTATCTACTGGCTCACTGTTATAGATGTATTTCAAAATTTAGAGGCTTTTATAAAATTCTGTCCTAAGTTATTCGGAGTTTAAAATGAATATAAACCATTTATAATCAAAGCATCATCACGAAAGTAAAAATATAGTTAATATTGACACAGATAATTTACCACAGGTATGGCAGAAAAAAGTAGTGTATTTGATATGATAGGCCCGGTGATGATCGGACCGTCAAGCTCGCATACTGCTGGCGTGGTTAGAATAGCTCGTGCGGCAATCAGAGTGTTGGGTGGTAGGCCAGATGAAGCGATTATTACTTTTTACAATTCATTTGCAAGAACATATGAGGGCCATGGTAGCGATAAAGCAATAATTGCCGGTCTCTTAGACTTTAAGACAGATGATGCCCGAATTAAAACCTCCTTTGATCTGGCCAAAAAAGAGGGTTTGAAATACACTTTTAAATCTGTTGGCAATGCATCCACAATGCACCCGAATTCAATTAAACTGAATTTGCAGAAAGGGGATAAGAAAGTGGAAATTATAGGCCAAAGTAAAGGTGGCGGTGTAATTAACATCGCTGAGGTAGATGGTTTTGATGCTGATTTCTCAGCTAGCTTGCATACACTAATTATTAAGGCAAAGGATACAAAAGGCTCAATAGCGCATATATCCAGCATTCTATCTAATGATGATTGCAACATAGCTACAATGAGCGTTTCCAGAAAAGGTAAGAATGATGAGGCGTGTCTTGTCATTGAAATGGACTCCGGCCTTAAACCTGTAACATTAGATTATCTCAAAAGTCTTAATTGGGTCAACCAAATAATTTACATTCCAGACATCGATTTATAATCAACTAAAAATGCATCGATTTAAACTACTTATATTATTAGTATTCACTTCTTTATGTGCCTTTGGGCAGGAGAATAACGTTTGGACGCTCCAAGAGTGTATTGATTATGCATTGGCAAACAATATAACTATACAAAGAAGTCGACTTGACTTAACCAATGCTGAGATCAATTATAAGCAGGCACAATACAACCGATTACCAAATCTAAATGCCAATGGATCTTACGGTTTTAGCTGGGGTAGATCTATCGATCCAACCACCAACTTATTCGTTGAAAATCAGCGAATTGTATCTTCTAATGCTAATGTGAGCAGTTCAGTAACTCTTTTTAATGGTTTTAATATTAATAATAACATTAAACAGAATGAGTACAGCTATAAGGCAACAGAAAAGACTGTTGAAGACACAGAGAATAACACAATTTTAAATGTCGTCTCATTTTACACAAATGTGTTGTTTACCAAAGAGCTTTTTGAAAACTCGAAGAAACAATTGGAATCAACAACTCAGCAAGTGGAGATAACGAGAAAAAGGGTAGATGCAGGAGCGTTACCAATATCTAATTTACTTGATTTATTAGCTCAAAAGGCAACCAATGAGCTCAATCAAGTGAACCGGGAAAATGATTATAATAATGCGAGAATACAATTAAAGCAGGCTCTTCAACTTCCTCCGGAACAAAATATTGACATAGCATTACCTGATGCGGAGATAAATGTTAATCCTGTAATGGACTTGACAGCTATAGAGATATATAATATTGCATTAAGCTCTCAGCCAAATGTACAGGCAGCAGCTTATAATGTTAAAAGTGCTGAATATGGTGTTAAGACGCAGCAGGGCACATTATATCCTACTTTGAGCTTGAATGCAGGCTTGAGTACGCAATATTCCGATGTGGCAGATGGCCCCAGGTTTGTGCCGGATGGGGGAGCGCCAAGAATCATAGAAGAACAAATAGGTTTTGTACAGGGTTCAGGTACACCTGTTTTAGCCGAACAGGAGATACCCTCAGGTCAGCTTCTGCCTGATTACCCATTTACTGAACAGTATGAAGATCAATTGAGAAAGTTTATTAGCCTAAACCTGAGCATACCCATCTTTAATCGTTTTGCTGCAAGAAATAGTGTTCAGAGGTCACAAATCACTCAAAGTCGTGCTGATCTTACTGAGAAAGAAACAAAGTATCAGTTATGGCAAACCATTGAACAGGCATATAACAATGTAATTGCTGCAGCTAAGTCGTACGAATCATCTCAAAAGCAAGTGGAAGCAAGAGAGGAATCATTTAGGGTAATTAAGCAGCGGTATGAAGTTGGTGCAGCCAACTATGTAGATTATCAGGTTGCGGAGAACGATTTATTTCAGGCAAAATCTGATTTATTAAGAGCAAAATTTGATTTTATTTTTAGACAAAAAATACTCGATTTCTATCAAGGAAAACCTTTAGAATTTTAATCATGGCAAAAACAAAAAAAACTAATAAATGGCTTTATTATTCAATAGGAGGCCTTATTGTATTGATCATCTTATTG
This genomic window contains:
- a CDS encoding efflux RND transporter permease subunit yields the protein MTKKAALLSIFLVVIITIIAASQLPKLQFNYVFEEFFPVDDPDLITYLEFADKFENDNDYLLIGLQSANGIFNEEFIKKLDGLTTHFEKHPATSEVRSIANIQQPIISMAGYYEVPLIHVNELNRLEQDSIRLFKQTELAETFISKSGKATLVLLKHDKFRSKQEADEFVNETIKAIKSYNFDNYTLAGKLYAQGIFIDKIQQELLKFLSASILLVIVFLVLAYRSFWGVLIPLAIVLFSTIWILGFMAFMGKQLDLLMVLLPTIMFVVGMSDVVHLMTKYIENLRRGSSKKEAIKVAIKEVGLATFLTSLTTAIGFLTLLTASIGPIKEFGLYTALGVLIAFAVAFMLLPAVWVLIKKPKISLKSENKEEWIGFLSSKFIWVIRNRKLISVICLLIIAISGYGISKIVVNTYLIEDLPQDDPLKESFTFFDEQFGGSRPFEVKLEVGESHTLLSPEVAKSINQIETYLKDSVKVGGLVSSNTIIKSLNQATHGGNSEYFKIPEGNKYDSDLKRNLRRVVKRGNFDGKLYADSLKTGRISGWVNDIGSAISLQRVEDFHKYKDRVLDTSIIDAQVTGTSLLIDKNNKYLADNMMQGLAIAFGVVAIIAGFLFRSFRMVLITLIPNVIPLMMVAAIMGFFGITLKLSTSIVFTIAFGIAVDDTIHFTSKLKLELLKNKSLIYALKRTYLSTGKAIIVTSLILSGGFLILILSSFGGTFYTGLLISLTLIFAMIIDLTVLPAFILLFLEKHRLSK
- a CDS encoding thymidylate synthase; amino-acid sequence: MKQYLDLMRDILDNGVQKGDRTGTGTKSVFGRQLRFDLSEGFPLVTTKKLHIRSIVYELLWFLNGDTNIKYLKDNGVSIWDEWADENGDLGPVYGHQWRSWPTPQNGTVDQITNVLNSIKNNPNSRRHIVSAWNPAEVDNMALPPCHALFQFYVADGKLSCQLYQRSADYFLGVPFNIASYALMVHMFAQQCDLEPGEFVWTGGDVHLYSNHIEQAELQLTREPYPLPKLNIKRKPESLFDYQYEDFEIVNYQAHPTIKAPIAV
- a CDS encoding aminotransferase class IV, producing the protein MKYIYNSEPVDKIEFLTPNNRSFLFGDGVFETILVLQNEIRFLEQHHTRFTAAMKAIGLNSSKLTRELFTKSISSALEINSSATARVKFMLWRKETPDQVGYRTYTSDFDFLVSIKNNVNPVIIESSNLGLSHKVQLSPSPFSAYKTMNSLPYVLASIERSEREIDDLVLMNVKGNVSECSSSNLFWIKENNLFTSPLDSGCIAGIMRSAILDQYNVFEENTSYDALKGAEAIFSTNVARLQIFKSIDKKALETSHKLIDEIKQLWAP
- the sdaAB gene encoding L-serine ammonia-lyase, iron-sulfur-dependent subunit beta, which encodes MAEKSSVFDMIGPVMIGPSSSHTAGVVRIARAAIRVLGGRPDEAIITFYNSFARTYEGHGSDKAIIAGLLDFKTDDARIKTSFDLAKKEGLKYTFKSVGNASTMHPNSIKLNLQKGDKKVEIIGQSKGGGVINIAEVDGFDADFSASLHTLIIKAKDTKGSIAHISSILSNDDCNIATMSVSRKGKNDEACLVIEMDSGLKPVTLDYLKSLNWVNQIIYIPDIDL
- a CDS encoding TolC family protein, which translates into the protein MHRFKLLILLVFTSLCAFGQENNVWTLQECIDYALANNITIQRSRLDLTNAEINYKQAQYNRLPNLNANGSYGFSWGRSIDPTTNLFVENQRIVSSNANVSSSVTLFNGFNINNNIKQNEYSYKATEKTVEDTENNTILNVVSFYTNVLFTKELFENSKKQLESTTQQVEITRKRVDAGALPISNLLDLLAQKATNELNQVNRENDYNNARIQLKQALQLPPEQNIDIALPDAEINVNPVMDLTAIEIYNIALSSQPNVQAAAYNVKSAEYGVKTQQGTLYPTLSLNAGLSTQYSDVADGPRFVPDGGAPRIIEEQIGFVQGSGTPVLAEQEIPSGQLLPDYPFTEQYEDQLRKFISLNLSIPIFNRFAARNSVQRSQITQSRADLTEKETKYQLWQTIEQAYNNVIAAAKSYESSQKQVEAREESFRVIKQRYEVGAANYVDYQVAENDLFQAKSDLLRAKFDFIFRQKILDFYQGKPLEF